A segment of the Bacillus licheniformis DSM 13 = ATCC 14580 genome:
GGATAACAAAGCGCATGCAGAAGGAATCAATCCGTCTCCCTGATCAGTTAATCCTAAATATGCTCTAAACATCCAAAATATGCTGTCTTGATTTCCCGATTTCTCATTTTGGCTTGCTTGAAATCAACTCATATTTAGGATATATTTTTCTATGGATAATAGGGATAATGGAGGCCAATACATGGATAAGCGGTTTGCAGTTGTGTTAGCAGCTGGTCAAGGAACAAGAATGAAATCAAAGCTATATAAAGTTCTTCATCCTGTTTGCGGAAAACCTATGGTCGAGCATGTTGTCGATGAAGCTCGCAAGCTATCATTAGAAAAACTTGTCACAATAGTTGGACATGGTGCGGAAGATGTCAAAAAACAGCTCGGGGAAAAAAGCGAATATGCCCTGCAGGCTGAACAGCTCGGCACGGCCCATGCCGTCAAGCAGGCCAAGTCGATTCTTGGAAGCGAAAAAGGAACAACAATCGTCATCTGCGGAGATACCCCGCTTTTAACTGCCGAAACGATGGAAGCCATGCTCACGGAGCATCAGAAAAAAGCAGCAAAGGTGACGATTTTAACCGCTGTAGCGGAAGATCCGACAGGCTACGGACGCATTATTCGCAATGAAAACGGCGATGTTGCAAAGATTGTCGAACACAAAGATGCAACAGAAGAGGAAAGGCTTGTCAAAGAAATCAACACAGGCACCTACTGTTTTGACAACGAAGCTCTTTTTCAAACGATCGAGCAGGTTTCCAATGACAACGTACAGGGGGAATATTATCTTCCGGATGTCATTGAGATCTTGAAAAATCAAGGTGAAACTGTAGCCGCTTATCAGACTGTCAACTTCCAGGAAACGCTCGGAGTCAATGACAGAGTCGCCCTATCACAAGCGGAAATCTATATGAAGCAGCGGATCAATAAACGCCACATGCAGAACGGCGTCAGCTTAATCGATCCCGACAACACATACATTTCACCGGAAGCCGTGATCGGCAGGGATACCGTGATTTATCCCGGCACCGTCATTAAAGGGCGGGTTGTTATCGGTGAAGACGCGGTCATCGGACAGAACAGCGAACTGGAAAACAGTACGGTCGGCAGCAGAACGGTCATTAAGCAGTCCGTTATCGTGGACAGTGAAGTCGGCGACGATGTTACAATCGGACCGTTTGCTCATATCAGGCCCGACTCAAAGATCGGCAATGAGGTAAGGATCGGGAATTTCGTCGAAGTGAAAAAATCGGAATTTGGTGATCGCAGCAAAGCATCTCATTTAAGCTACATAGGGGACGCGGAAATCGGAACGGATGTCAATCTCGGCTGCGGGTCGATTACCGTAAATTATGATGGGAAACATAAGTTTAAAACGAAAATTGAAAATGGGGCATTTATCGGCTGCAACTCCAATTTGGTCGCTCCGGTGACAATCGGCGAAGGCGCATACGTAGCTGCGGGTTCAACGATTACCGACGATGTGCCAGGCCGGGCTTTGTCTATTGCCAGAGCAAGACAAGTCAATAAGGAAGACTACGCTGAGAACATACACAAAAAATAATCCTAAATCGGAGGTTTACCATGTCTAAATATGAAGACGACAATTTGAAGATTTTTTCTTTAAACTCAAATCCGGGTCTTGCGAAGGAAATCGCGGATATCGTCGGAGTTGAGCTGGGAAAGAGTTCTGTTAAACGCTTTAGCGACGGTGAAGTCCAAATTAACATTGAAGAAAGCATCCGCGGCTGCGACTGCTATGTCATCCAATCGACTAGCGCGCCGGTGAACGAGCATATCATGGAGCTTTTGATCATGGTGGATGCGCTGAAACGCGCGTCGGCGAAAACGATTAATATCGTGATGCCTTACTACGGCTATGCCCGTCAGGACCGTAAAGCGCGTTCCCGCGAGCCGATCACAGCCAAACTCGTGGCAAATCTGCTGGAAACCGCCGGAGCTACCCGTGTGATTGCACTTGACCTTCACGCGCCGCAAATCCAAGGTTTCTTTGATATACCGATCGATCATTTAATGGGTGTTCCGATTTTAGGAAATTATTTTGAAGAGAAAAATTTCAAGGATATCGTGATTGTGTCCCCTGACCACGGCGGTGTGACCCGTGCCCGCAAATTGGCGGACCGCTTGAAAGCGCCGATTGCGATTATCGACAAACGCCGACCTAAGCCGAATGTAGCCGAGGTTATGAATATCATCGGGCATATCGAAGGAAAAACAGCCATTTTAATTGATGATATTATTGATACTGCAGGAACGATTACGCTGGCGGCCAATGCGCTCGTTGAAAGCGGCGCAGAGGAAGTGTATGCATGCTGTACACATCCGGTTCTTTCCGGTCCGGCGATCGAAAGAATCGACAATTCCAAAATTAAAGAGCTCGTTGTGACCAACAGCATTGAGCTTCCTGAAGAAAAGAAAATCGCGAAATTCAAGCAGCTTTCTGTCGCACCGCTTCTGGCAGAAGCAATTATTCGTGTGCATGAGAAACAATCTGTCAGCTTCCTGTTCGATTAATTTGCTGATTCTGGTTTAAAGTTTTGTCGTTATGGGAATGGTTTTAGAAAGACCAATCTAACGATAGGATGGTGCTGAAAATGGCAATTTTAAAAGCGGAAGAAAGAACGGATTCCAGACGGTCTTCTTTAAGAAGAATTCGGCAATCCGGGTATGTGCCGGGTGTCATTTACGGAAGAAATCTGGAGAACAAATCCGTTGCGTTAGACAGTATCGAGCTTTTAAAAATCTTGCGCGCTGAGGGCAAAAATACGATTATCAACTTGGATATAAACGGTGACCAACACTCTGTTATGGTGACTGAGCTGCAGACGGATCCGTTAAAAGATTCAATCGTACATGCCGATTTTAAAGTGGTTGATATGGAAGCGGAAATGGAGGCGACGGTTCCTGTAAACCTTACGGGTGAAGCAGAGGGCATCAAACAGGGCGGTGTTCTTCAGCAGCCGCTTTACGAGCTGTCTGTCACAGCAAAGCCGAAGAACATTCCGCAGACGATCGAGGTTGATATTTCCAGTCTCGAAGTCAATGATGTTCTAACCGTCGGCGATATTCCGACCAAAGGCGATTATTCATACAACCATGAGCCTGATGAAGTTGTTGCATCCATTCTTCCTCCTCAAAAGCAGGAAGAAACAGAAGCCGAATCAGCTGCTCAAGACGTTGAGGAACCAGAAAAAGGCACTGAAGAGGAAAAAGAAGAATAAATACGTAAGACGTAATCCGCCCGCGGTTACGTCTTTTGTGCTAGAATGAGGGGAAATTAGGATGCTCCCCCTCAGTATGCTGAGGCAGGGTTTTGCTTAAGGGAGGATATAGAATAATGCTTGTGTTTGCAGGATTGGGCAATCCGGGTAAAACATATGAAAATACGAGACACAATGTAGGTTTTATGACGATTGACGAGCTCTCGAAAGAGTGGAACATTCCGCTTGATAAAACAAAGTTCAACGGACAATACGGAATCGGGTTTGTTTCCGGCAAAAAGGTTCTACTTGTTAAGCCGCTTACATATATGAATTTATCGGGAGAATGTTTGAGGCCGCTTTTGGACTATTACGAGATCCCTGTTGACAATTTGAAAGTGATTTACGATGATTTGGATCTTCCGACCGGAAGAATCCGTCTGAGGACGAAAGGAAGCGCAGGAGGCCATAACGGCATCAAATCGACGATTCAGCATCTGGGAACAAGTGAGTTTAACCGGATCAGAATCGGAATAGGCCGTCCGGTAAACGGCATGAAAGTCGTCGATTATGTGCTTGGCGCTTTTACAGATGAAGAAGAGCCGGCGATAAAAGAGGCCGTCAGACAATCGGCCAAGGCCTGTGAAGCTTCTTTGGAAAAACCTTTTTTAGAAGTCATGAATGAATTTAACGCAAAGGTATAAGGCAAAAGGGAACGGAACATACTAGTCTTAAAAAGACTCGGTATGGAGGTTCCTTTATGGCTTTACATTATTATTGCCGGCATTGCGGCGTTAAAGTCGGAAGTCTTGACCATTCTTATGTAAACAGTGAACAGTTAGGCTTTAACCACTTAACAAATGATGAAAGAAACGATATGATTTCTTATATGGATAATGGGGATTTACACGTGAAGACGATATGTGAAGATTGTCAAGAAGCGCTTGAGCGAAACCCGGATTATCACCAATATCATTCATTTATTCAATAGATAGCTTTGGTGTAGAGACTAGACCAAAGCATTTTTCTATTTGAGGAAGAGAGGAGGGGCTCATTTGAACAATATTCAATCCTATATAACAAAAAGCGATGATTTTAAATCCATCGTCAACGGCTTGAACGAAGGGCTGAAGGAACAGCTGCTTGCGGGGCTCTCCGGATCTGCCCGGTCGTTATTTACAGCCGCTCTTACAAAAGAAACGAGACGGCCGGTATTTTTAATTACGCATAACCTTTATCAGGCTCAAAAAATTACAGATGATTTAACAGGGCTGATAAAAGATCAGCCTGTCCTTTTATATCCTGTCAACGAATTGATTTCTTCTGAAATAGCGGTGGCAAGCCCTGAGCTGCGCTCGCAAAGGCTTGATGTCTTAAATAGGCTTGCAAGCGGTGAAACGCCTATCGTTGTTGCTCCGGCAGCAGCCGTCAGAAGAATGCTGCCTCCTGTCGAAGTATGGCAAAACAGTCAGATTCACATTGAGACGGGGCGCGACATTGACACGGAACAGCTGCTCCAGAAGCTCGTTCAAATGGGGTATGAGCGTACAGATATGGTGGCGGCGCCAGGCGAATTCAGCATACGCGGGGGCATTATCGATGTCTACTCTTTGACTGAAGAAAATCCTGTCCGGATTGAATTGTTTGATACAGAAGTTGACTCGATTCGTATATTCAATACGGATGATCAGCGCTCACTGGAAACGCGCGATGAAGTAACGATCGGCCCTGCGAAGGAACTGATCGTGCGGGATGAAGACAGGCAAAGGGCGCTTGAACAAATCGATCAAGGCCTTGCCAACAGCCTTAAAAAGCTGAAGCTCGATAAACAAAAGGAAATTCTCGACCAAAATATCGCGGAAGACAAAGAGCGGCTCAAGGAAGGGCATATCGGCCAGGAAATGGTCAAATACCTTTCTTATTTCTATGAGAAGCCTGCTAGTTTACTAGATTATTTCCCGAAAAATACCTTGCTTATACTAGATGAAATCAGCCGTATTCATGAAATGGAAGACCAGCTGCAAAAGGAAGAGGCAGAATGGATTACGAGCCTGCTTGAAGAAGGGAAAATCCTTCATGATACATCGATGTCATTTCCTTTTCACAGCCTCATTTCAAAACAGTCCCGCCCGATTTTGTATTACTCGCTGTTTTTAAGGCATGTGCAGCACACCAGTCCGCAAAACATCGTCAATGTTTCAAGCAAGCAAATGCAGAGCTTTCACGGACAAATGAATGTGCTCAAAAATGAGATCGAACGGTTTAAAAAATCGAAATATACGACGGTTTTTCTCGGAGACAGCAAAGAGCGCGTCGAAAAACTAGCATCTGTACTGTCCGACTATGACATCGAAGCCGCACAGGCCGACCAGGATGCAGCGCTCGCCCAAGGCCAGATTTACATTATGGAAGGCGGTCTTCAATCCGGTTTTGAGCTTCCGATGATCAAGCTGGCCGTTATCACGGAGGAAGAGCTGTTTAAAAAGCGTGTCAAAAAGCAGGCGCGCAAACAAAAACTGACCAATGCCGAACGGATTAAAAGCTACTCGGAGCTTCAGATCGGCGATTATGTCGTTCATGTAAACCACGGTATCGGAAAGTATTTAGGGATTGAAACGTTGGAGATCAACGGCATTCATAAGGACTACCTGAATATTCACTACCAGGGAAGCGACAAGCTTTACGTACCGGTTGACCAAATTGATCAGGTGCAAAAATACGTCGGTTCCGAAGGTAAAGAGCCGAAGCTTTATAAACTCGGGGGAAGCGAATGGAAACGGGTTAAGAAAAAGGTTGAAAGCTCTGTTCAGGATATCGCCGATGACTTGATCAAGCTCTATGCCGAAAGAGAAGCAAGCAAAGGCTACGCGTTTTCACCCGACCATGAAATGCAGCGTGAATTTGAAGCCGCATTTCCTTATCAGGAGACAGAGGATCAGCTGAGATCGATCCATGAGATTAAAAGAGACATGGAAAAAGAAAGACCGATGGACCGGCTCCTTTGCGGCGATGTGGGCTACGGCAAAACCGAAGTGGCGATCCGCGCCGCTTTTAAGGCGATTGCAGACGGAAAACAGGTCGCGATCCTTGTGCCGACTACGATCCTAGCACAGCAGCACTATGAAACGATATTGGAGCGCTTTCAGGACTACCCGATTAATATCGGTTTGCTCAGCCGGTTCCGGACGAGAAAAGAAGCAAATGAAACGATCAAGGGCTTGAAAAACGGAACGGTAGACATCGTGATCGGCACTCACAGGCTGTTGTCCAAGGATGTCGTATACAAAGATCTTGGTCTGCTTATCATCGATGAAGAACAAAGGTTCGGTGTCACACATAAGGAAAAAATTAAACGCATTAAAGCGAATGTCGACGTTTTGACGTTAACGGCAACTCCGATACCTCGAACCCTTCATATGTCCATGCTTGGTGTCAGAGATTTGTCAGTCATTGAAACGCCTCCGGAAAACCGCTTCCCGGTACAGACGTACGTTGTCGAATACAACGGGGCCTTGGTCAGGGAAGCGATAGAACGCGAGCTGGCCAGAGGCGGTCAGGTTTACTTCCTGTACAACCGGGTGGAGGATATTGAAAGAAAAGCAGAAGAAATCTCGATGCTTGTACCTGACGCCAAGGTGACGTACGCCCATGGAAAGATGACAGAAAACGAACTCGAATCGGTCATGCTGAACTTCTTAGAGGGAGAATCGGATGTACTAGTCAGCACGACGATTATTGAGACGGGCGTTGATATTCCAAACGTCAATACTTTGATCGTATTTGACGCAGACAAGATGGGGCTTTCCCAGCTGTACCAGCTGAGGGGCCGCGTCGGCCGCTCAAACCGTGTAGCTTACGCTTATTTTACGTACCGGAAGGACAAAGTCCTAACGGAAGTGGCTGAAAAAAGGCTTCAGGCGATTAAAGAATTTACAGAACTCGGGTCAGGATTTAAAATCGCGATGCGCGATTTGACGATCCGCGGCGCCGGAAACCTTTTAGGTGCGCAGCAGCACGGGTTCATCGATTCTGTCGGTTTCGATTTATATTCGCAAATGCTCAAGGAAGCAATAGAGGCGCGCAAGGGAGATGCACCGCAAGCTGAAAAGTTTGAGCCGGAAATCGATTTGGAGCTTGACGCATATATTCCGCAGACGTATGTGACAGACGGCAAGCAAAAAATAGATATGTATAAACGGTTTAGAGCGATTTCAACCATTGAAGAAAAGAGCGAGCTTCAAGACGAGATGATCGACCGCTTCGGCGAATATCCGAAAGAAGTAGAATATTTATTCGCCATCGCTGAGGCGAAGGTATATGCCATCAAGGAACGCGTCGAGCTGATCAAACAGGATAAAGACGCCGTCAGACTGACAATTGACGAAAAAGCTAGTGCCGAAATTGACGGTCAAAAACTGTTTGAACTCGGCAGCAAGTACGGCAGACAGATCGGCCTTGGAATGGAAGGGAAGAAATTGAAAATCTCGATTCAAGTGAAAAACCGAAAACCGGAGGAATGGCTGGAAACGCTTCTCGACATATTGAAGGGCCTTCAAAACGTTAAAAAGCAAACGATCGCTTCATCATAAAAATTTGTTGTTTCTCGCGTATATTACATTTGATGTGAAGGATACTAAAACCAATCAAGAGTGGAGAGTGTTACATAAGTACACAGCTCTGTTTATATCCACCAGATATATCATCAAATGAAAGAGAGGCAGCAGAGATGAAAGCAACTGGTATCGTACGTCGAATTGATGATTTAGGCCGGGTCGTGATCCCGAAGGAAATCCGCAGAACTTTGCGCATTCGTGAAGGAGACCCTTTGGAAATATTTGTGGACCGGGATGGGGAGGTTATTTTAAAAAAGTATTCTCCGATCAGCGAGCTCGGCGACTTTGCAAAAGAGTATGCAGATGCGCTTTATGACAGCATGGGCCATTCCGTGCTGATTTGCGACCGGGATGTGTATATCGCAGTATCCGGGGGGTCTAAAAAAGACTATTTAAACAAATCGATCAGCGACATGGTCGAAAAGGCGATGGATCAGCGCACTTCTGTTTTGGACGGAGACGCGAAGACGATTCAGCTTATTGATGGTATTGACGAAGAGGTTGCTTCTTATACCGTCGGCCCGATTGTTGCAAACGGCGACCCGATCGGAGCGGTTGTCATTTTTTCAAAAGACCAGTCAATCGGCGAAGTGGAACATAAAGCGGTTGAAACTGCCGCCGGCTTTTTGGCCCGGCAAATGGAACAATAGGTCTCATTCCTTTTATTTTGACATTCCTGCTCAAACGAGCCGGAATGCCGAAAGTGTTTTTTCTCAGCTTGAATCAGCATCAGCATTGGAACAGCACCTTTTGGGCTGTTCTTTTTTAATTCACACTTGCAGGAGGAGTGCAAGCCCTGAATATGGTATAATAAGCTCGTTTCGTGCGCTTTTTAGAAAGCGCATTGGAAGGAGCTTAAAGGAATGGGGTTTTTAAAGGGCCAAAGACAATTGCTTTGGCAAGGCGCCTTTGTACTTTCATTGGCGGGGATATTATCAAAGATATTAAGCGCTGTATATAGAGTGCCTTTTCAAAATATAGTTGGAGATGTCGGTTTTTATATTTTTCAGCAGGTGTACCCGATGATCGGAATATCTGTCATGCTTGCCACCTCCGGGTTCCCGGTCATCATTTCAAAGTTGCTGAATGATTACGGGTCCGCAAACCGGGCAAAGATTCTCCGCGTGTCTATGCTTTTTTTATCGGCAGTCGGCCTTGGCTTTTTTCTTCTCTTGTTTGCCGGAGCCGGAGCCATCGCAGGGTTTATGGGCGATCCCGACCTTGCCGGGGTGATCCGCGCCGTGTCGTTTTCTTATTTGCTGCTACCGTTCGTATCTTTGTTGAGAGGCTATTTTCAAGGAAGCGAACGGATGCTGCCGACCGCACTTTCTCAAATTGGAGAACAGACACTCCGGGTCGGGGCGATTCTTGTTTTGACATGGTGGCTCGTCAAAAGCGGCTTTTCCTTATATGACGCCGGTGCAGGGGCGGCCTTTGGCTCCCTTGTCGGCGGCCTTGCGGCGTTTTTCATTCTCGCCGTGTTTTGGGCCAAGCGTGAAAAGAAAGCCACTGCCGCCCGGATGGAGGCCGGTACGGGTGATATTTTGAAACAGCTGTGTCTGTATTCGGTTACGATTTGTACCGCCGGCCTCATGCTGATTCTCATCCAGCTCGTCGACGCATTGCACTTGTATTCATTGCTGGCCGGACAAGGAATGGGCGAACTTCAGGCGAAACATACAAAAGGAGTGTATGACAGGGGGCAGCCGCTTTTGCAGCTGGGAACCGTTTTTGCTGCGAGCATTGCGACGGCTCTTGTCCCGTCCCTTACGAAAGCGAAGAAAAAGGGAGAAACTGCAGTGCTGGAGGAAAAGATCCGGTATTCGCTAAAAATGAGCTTTGTCATCGGCACTGGAGCAGCCGCCGGTCTGATTTGTATTTTGGAGCCGGTCAATGTCATGCTGTTTAAAAACAGCGATGGAACGGCTGCGCTCCAAATTTTCAGCGCGTCGATTCTCTTTGCATCGCTGGCGATGACGATGACCGCTGTTTTGCAAGGACTCGGCAATACATGTCTTCCGGCTGTTTCCGTCTGCTGCGGCTTTTTGGTGAAAGCCGTATTGAACGAGCTCCTGATCCCCGGTTTCGGCATTTCCGGCGCCGCTTTTGCGACTATGATGTCATTCGCCGCTGTTGCGGGGCTCAATTTTTTTCAGCTGAAAAGAAAAGGCTGGATTAAGCTGTCGGAATACAGGATAGCGGGTGTTTTGTTGTCGGCTGTGATCATGTCGGCCGCTCTGGCGGTGTGGCTTTTTGCATTTGAAGCGGCCATACCACATAAAAGCAGATGGATCTCAGCGGCGGAAAGTCTTAGCGCCGTTTTCGTCGGCGGCGTTGTCTTTTTGTCCGGTATCTTCACATTGCGCGTGTTTTCAGAAAAAGAACTTGAGCTTGTGCCTTTTGGCAGCAAGCTCCTGACATTAAAACGAGAAAGGGGCGGCAGGCATGGCCGGTAAAATCACGGTAGTCGGCCTTGGGGCAGGCGATATGAATCAATTAACCCTCGGTGTATATAAACGGCTCACACAAGCGGAGGTTCTTTATGTCAGGACGAAAGACCATCCATTAATAGAAGACCTGAAAAAAGAAATAGCGGAGATTCATTTTTTTGATGAGGTCTATGAAAAGCATGATCAATTCGAAGATGTTTACGAGGAGATCGTAGAGCGGCTTTTTGAGGAGGCGAAGCAGGGGGATGTGCTCTATGCCGTTCCAGGCCATCCGTTCGTCGCTGAAAAAACGGTCCAGCTTTTGCTTGAGAGGCGTGGGGCTCATCAGGCCGATGTCGTCGTCGAGGGAGGCCACAGCTTTATTGATGCGACGTTAAATGCTTTGCAGATCGATCCGATTGACGGGTTTCAGTTTGTCGATGCCGTCCGGTTTTCAGCCGACGAAGTCGAGCTCCGTCATCATTTGATTATTTGCCAGGTATATGATCAAATGACGGCTTCAGAGGTCAAACTGACGTTAATGGAAAAGCTTCCTGATGACTATGAAGTCGTCATTGTAACAGCGGCCGGAAGCAGCATGCAAGACATTCGGACAGTGCCTCTTTACGAATTGGACAGAAGCGTGGGCATCAATAATTTAACGAGCGTCTATGTGCCGCCTGTCAAAGACGAAGAGATTCTCCACCAGGAATTTTCGATGTTCCGCAGTGTCATCAGAAAGCTGCGCGGACCGGACGGTTGCCCTTGGGACCGAAAACAAACCCATGAGTCGCTCAAAAAGTACTTAATCGAGGAATGCTATGAGGTGCTAGAGGCGATTGATGAAGAAGATCCCGACCACTTAGTAGAGGAGCTTGGCGATGTGATGCTCCAAGTTCTTCTGCATGCGCAGATCGGCGAGGATGACGGCCTTTTTACAATTGACGATGTGATTCGCGGCATCACCGCAAAAATGATCAGAAGGCATCCGCACGTCTTCGGAGAGGTCTCTGTTCGTGATGAGGCCGACGTCATGGTAAACTGGGAAGAGATCAAGAAGCAGGAGAAACAAGCGGACGATAAATCCCTCCT
Coding sequences within it:
- the glmU gene encoding bifunctional UDP-N-acetylglucosamine diphosphorylase/glucosamine-1-phosphate N-acetyltransferase GlmU, yielding MDKRFAVVLAAGQGTRMKSKLYKVLHPVCGKPMVEHVVDEARKLSLEKLVTIVGHGAEDVKKQLGEKSEYALQAEQLGTAHAVKQAKSILGSEKGTTIVICGDTPLLTAETMEAMLTEHQKKAAKVTILTAVAEDPTGYGRIIRNENGDVAKIVEHKDATEEERLVKEINTGTYCFDNEALFQTIEQVSNDNVQGEYYLPDVIEILKNQGETVAAYQTVNFQETLGVNDRVALSQAEIYMKQRINKRHMQNGVSLIDPDNTYISPEAVIGRDTVIYPGTVIKGRVVIGEDAVIGQNSELENSTVGSRTVIKQSVIVDSEVGDDVTIGPFAHIRPDSKIGNEVRIGNFVEVKKSEFGDRSKASHLSYIGDAEIGTDVNLGCGSITVNYDGKHKFKTKIENGAFIGCNSNLVAPVTIGEGAYVAAGSTITDDVPGRALSIARARQVNKEDYAENIHKK
- a CDS encoding ribose-phosphate diphosphokinase, yielding MSKYEDDNLKIFSLNSNPGLAKEIADIVGVELGKSSVKRFSDGEVQINIEESIRGCDCYVIQSTSAPVNEHIMELLIMVDALKRASAKTINIVMPYYGYARQDRKARSREPITAKLVANLLETAGATRVIALDLHAPQIQGFFDIPIDHLMGVPILGNYFEEKNFKDIVIVSPDHGGVTRARKLADRLKAPIAIIDKRRPKPNVAEVMNIIGHIEGKTAILIDDIIDTAGTITLAANALVESGAEEVYACCTHPVLSGPAIERIDNSKIKELVVTNSIELPEEKKIAKFKQLSVAPLLAEAIIRVHEKQSVSFLFD
- a CDS encoding 50S ribosomal protein L25/general stress protein Ctc: MAILKAEERTDSRRSSLRRIRQSGYVPGVIYGRNLENKSVALDSIELLKILRAEGKNTIINLDINGDQHSVMVTELQTDPLKDSIVHADFKVVDMEAEMEATVPVNLTGEAEGIKQGGVLQQPLYELSVTAKPKNIPQTIEVDISSLEVNDVLTVGDIPTKGDYSYNHEPDEVVASILPPQKQEETEAESAAQDVEEPEKGTEEEKEE
- the pth gene encoding aminoacyl-tRNA hydrolase, producing the protein MLVFAGLGNPGKTYENTRHNVGFMTIDELSKEWNIPLDKTKFNGQYGIGFVSGKKVLLVKPLTYMNLSGECLRPLLDYYEIPVDNLKVIYDDLDLPTGRIRLRTKGSAGGHNGIKSTIQHLGTSEFNRIRIGIGRPVNGMKVVDYVLGAFTDEEEPAIKEAVRQSAKACEASLEKPFLEVMNEFNAKV
- a CDS encoding anti-sigma-F factor Fin family protein, yielding MALHYYCRHCGVKVGSLDHSYVNSEQLGFNHLTNDERNDMISYMDNGDLHVKTICEDCQEALERNPDYHQYHSFIQ
- the mfd gene encoding transcription-repair coupling factor — protein: MNNIQSYITKSDDFKSIVNGLNEGLKEQLLAGLSGSARSLFTAALTKETRRPVFLITHNLYQAQKITDDLTGLIKDQPVLLYPVNELISSEIAVASPELRSQRLDVLNRLASGETPIVVAPAAAVRRMLPPVEVWQNSQIHIETGRDIDTEQLLQKLVQMGYERTDMVAAPGEFSIRGGIIDVYSLTEENPVRIELFDTEVDSIRIFNTDDQRSLETRDEVTIGPAKELIVRDEDRQRALEQIDQGLANSLKKLKLDKQKEILDQNIAEDKERLKEGHIGQEMVKYLSYFYEKPASLLDYFPKNTLLILDEISRIHEMEDQLQKEEAEWITSLLEEGKILHDTSMSFPFHSLISKQSRPILYYSLFLRHVQHTSPQNIVNVSSKQMQSFHGQMNVLKNEIERFKKSKYTTVFLGDSKERVEKLASVLSDYDIEAAQADQDAALAQGQIYIMEGGLQSGFELPMIKLAVITEEELFKKRVKKQARKQKLTNAERIKSYSELQIGDYVVHVNHGIGKYLGIETLEINGIHKDYLNIHYQGSDKLYVPVDQIDQVQKYVGSEGKEPKLYKLGGSEWKRVKKKVESSVQDIADDLIKLYAEREASKGYAFSPDHEMQREFEAAFPYQETEDQLRSIHEIKRDMEKERPMDRLLCGDVGYGKTEVAIRAAFKAIADGKQVAILVPTTILAQQHYETILERFQDYPINIGLLSRFRTRKEANETIKGLKNGTVDIVIGTHRLLSKDVVYKDLGLLIIDEEQRFGVTHKEKIKRIKANVDVLTLTATPIPRTLHMSMLGVRDLSVIETPPENRFPVQTYVVEYNGALVREAIERELARGGQVYFLYNRVEDIERKAEEISMLVPDAKVTYAHGKMTENELESVMLNFLEGESDVLVSTTIIETGVDIPNVNTLIVFDADKMGLSQLYQLRGRVGRSNRVAYAYFTYRKDKVLTEVAEKRLQAIKEFTELGSGFKIAMRDLTIRGAGNLLGAQQHGFIDSVGFDLYSQMLKEAIEARKGDAPQAEKFEPEIDLELDAYIPQTYVTDGKQKIDMYKRFRAISTIEEKSELQDEMIDRFGEYPKEVEYLFAIAEAKVYAIKERVELIKQDKDAVRLTIDEKASAEIDGQKLFELGSKYGRQIGLGMEGKKLKISIQVKNRKPEEWLETLLDILKGLQNVKKQTIASS
- the spoVT gene encoding stage V sporulation protein T, whose translation is MKATGIVRRIDDLGRVVIPKEIRRTLRIREGDPLEIFVDRDGEVILKKYSPISELGDFAKEYADALYDSMGHSVLICDRDVYIAVSGGSKKDYLNKSISDMVEKAMDQRTSVLDGDAKTIQLIDGIDEEVASYTVGPIVANGDPIGAVVIFSKDQSIGEVEHKAVETAAGFLARQMEQ
- a CDS encoding putative polysaccharide biosynthesis protein, with amino-acid sequence MGFLKGQRQLLWQGAFVLSLAGILSKILSAVYRVPFQNIVGDVGFYIFQQVYPMIGISVMLATSGFPVIISKLLNDYGSANRAKILRVSMLFLSAVGLGFFLLLFAGAGAIAGFMGDPDLAGVIRAVSFSYLLLPFVSLLRGYFQGSERMLPTALSQIGEQTLRVGAILVLTWWLVKSGFSLYDAGAGAAFGSLVGGLAAFFILAVFWAKREKKATAARMEAGTGDILKQLCLYSVTICTAGLMLILIQLVDALHLYSLLAGQGMGELQAKHTKGVYDRGQPLLQLGTVFAASIATALVPSLTKAKKKGETAVLEEKIRYSLKMSFVIGTGAAAGLICILEPVNVMLFKNSDGTAALQIFSASILFASLAMTMTAVLQGLGNTCLPAVSVCCGFLVKAVLNELLIPGFGISGAAFATMMSFAAVAGLNFFQLKRKGWIKLSEYRIAGVLLSAVIMSAALAVWLFAFEAAIPHKSRWISAAESLSAVFVGGVVFLSGIFTLRVFSEKELELVPFGSKLLTLKRERGGRHGR
- the mazG gene encoding nucleoside triphosphate pyrophosphohydrolase, whose amino-acid sequence is MAGKITVVGLGAGDMNQLTLGVYKRLTQAEVLYVRTKDHPLIEDLKKEIAEIHFFDEVYEKHDQFEDVYEEIVERLFEEAKQGDVLYAVPGHPFVAEKTVQLLLERRGAHQADVVVEGGHSFIDATLNALQIDPIDGFQFVDAVRFSADEVELRHHLIICQVYDQMTASEVKLTLMEKLPDDYEVVIVTAAGSSMQDIRTVPLYELDRSVGINNLTSVYVPPVKDEEILHQEFSMFRSVIRKLRGPDGCPWDRKQTHESLKKYLIEECYEVLEAIDEEDPDHLVEELGDVMLQVLLHAQIGEDDGLFTIDDVIRGITAKMIRRHPHVFGEVSVRDEADVMVNWEEIKKQEKQADDKSLLDDIPKPLPALSKANKLQKKAAKTGFDWSNVQDIWDKVQEEMKEFSSEISEAEQHSKKMKEEFGDLLFALVNIGRFYKIEPEEALAMTNAKFYRRFTYIEQSAKRMGKDLESMTLEEMDELWNEAKGIERS